In Acidimicrobiales bacterium, the following are encoded in one genomic region:
- a CDS encoding DEAD/DEAH box helicase has translation MTGHGGVDLAPEGIRERFVASLAFPLDDFQRQALDLLDAGRSVLVAAPTGSGKTVVAHYAVARALDRSLRAFYTTPLKALSNQKYRELAGTYGPERVGLLTGDVSRNGGAPVVVMTTEVLRNMIYARPHDLHDLGCVVLDEVHYLEDPYRGSVWEEIILAAPAGVELVCLSATVSNAEELARWITTVRGATGAVIEERRPIELRHLFVVGRRAGGLLVLPTFVDGKPNPAAAALDRDARPGGTRRRGPRGAAPGLRRPRRVEVVERFAEDGLLPAIYFVFSRAGCDEAVRQCLDAGVRLTSRAERRAIREAADRHVDVLSDADLAVLGYGPFREALESGVAPHHAGLVPPFREVVEELFNEALVKVVFATETLALGINMPARSVVVEALSKFGGHGHADLTPGEYTQLTGRAGRRGIDEVGYAAVLWSPFHSFAEVAALASARSRALRSSFRPTYNMAVNLVRRYERHEAFRLVRSSFAQYLSDAPLERQLEGRLRVLEARGYVQGWAVTPWGERLAGLYHDCDLLVAEAMRAGLLDGLDAPSLAALVSLATFEARRSAARAELAGLGIAPRAEELLALAGALREEERAARLPPTRSLDAGFARLAFEWARGASLRHLLAPEAARRRARRGRTQTAPISPGDFVRNVKQLVDLLRQIAVVAHDERCALTARRAADQLERGVVAASSRLEPFDGERSDQVNGNPP, from the coding sequence TTGACGGGGCACGGCGGGGTCGACCTCGCCCCCGAGGGCATCCGGGAGCGGTTCGTCGCGAGCCTGGCCTTCCCCCTCGACGACTTCCAGCGCCAGGCGCTCGACCTGCTCGACGCCGGCAGGTCGGTGCTCGTCGCGGCGCCGACCGGATCGGGCAAGACCGTCGTGGCGCACTACGCCGTCGCCCGCGCCCTCGACAGGTCGCTGCGGGCCTTCTACACCACGCCGCTCAAGGCGCTCTCGAACCAGAAGTACCGGGAGCTCGCTGGGACCTACGGGCCCGAGCGCGTCGGGCTGCTCACCGGTGACGTGTCGCGCAACGGCGGCGCGCCCGTCGTCGTCATGACGACCGAGGTGCTGCGCAACATGATCTACGCGCGGCCGCACGACCTGCACGACCTCGGCTGCGTCGTCCTCGACGAGGTCCACTACCTCGAGGACCCCTACCGAGGCTCGGTGTGGGAGGAGATCATCCTCGCCGCGCCCGCGGGCGTGGAGCTCGTGTGCCTGTCGGCGACCGTGTCGAACGCCGAGGAGCTCGCCCGGTGGATCACCACGGTGCGCGGGGCCACCGGTGCCGTGATCGAGGAGCGTCGGCCGATCGAGCTCCGCCACCTCTTCGTCGTGGGGCGGCGCGCCGGCGGGCTCCTCGTGCTGCCGACCTTCGTCGACGGCAAGCCGAATCCGGCGGCCGCCGCCCTGGACCGGGACGCACGGCCGGGCGGGACGCGCCGGCGTGGGCCGCGCGGCGCCGCACCCGGCCTGCGCAGGCCGCGCCGGGTCGAGGTGGTCGAGCGGTTCGCGGAGGACGGGCTGCTGCCGGCGATCTACTTCGTGTTCTCCCGGGCCGGCTGCGACGAGGCCGTCCGCCAGTGCCTCGACGCCGGCGTGCGCCTCACGAGCCGGGCCGAGCGCCGGGCCATCCGGGAGGCGGCGGACCGACACGTGGACGTGCTGTCGGACGCGGACCTCGCGGTCCTCGGCTACGGACCGTTCCGCGAGGCGCTCGAGTCCGGCGTCGCCCCGCACCACGCCGGGCTCGTGCCGCCGTTTCGCGAGGTCGTCGAGGAGCTGTTCAACGAGGCGCTCGTGAAGGTCGTCTTCGCGACCGAGACGCTGGCGCTCGGCATCAACATGCCGGCGCGCTCGGTCGTCGTGGAGGCGCTCTCGAAGTTCGGGGGCCACGGCCACGCCGACCTGACGCCGGGGGAGTACACCCAGCTCACCGGGCGTGCCGGGCGGCGTGGCATCGACGAGGTCGGCTACGCCGCCGTGCTGTGGTCGCCGTTCCACAGCTTCGCCGAGGTGGCAGCGCTCGCCTCGGCGCGCAGCCGTGCGCTGCGCTCCTCGTTCCGGCCGACCTACAACATGGCGGTCAACCTCGTCCGGCGCTACGAGCGGCACGAGGCGTTCCGTCTCGTACGCTCCTCCTTCGCCCAGTACCTCAGCGACGCCCCGCTCGAGCGCCAGCTCGAGGGCCGCCTGCGCGTGCTCGAGGCGCGCGGCTACGTCCAGGGATGGGCGGTGACGCCCTGGGGCGAGCGACTGGCCGGGCTCTACCACGACTGCGACCTCCTCGTGGCCGAGGCGATGCGTGCCGGCCTGCTCGACGGCCTGGACGCGCCGAGCCTCGCCGCGCTCGTCTCCCTCGCGACCTTCGAGGCGCGTCGCTCGGCCGCTCGTGCCGAGCTGGCCGGCCTCGGCATCGCGCCGCGAGCCGAGGAGCTGCTGGCCCTCGCCGGCGCGCTGCGCGAGGAGGAGCGGGCGGCGCGCCTGCCGCCCACCCGGTCCCTCGACGCGGGCTTCGCGCGGCTCGCCTTCGAGTGGGCGCGCGGCGCCTCCCTGCGCCACCTGCTGGCTCCCGAGGCCGCCCGACGCCGCGCGCGCCGGGGGAGGACCCAGACGGCGCCGATCTCGCCCGGCGACTTCGTGCGCAACGTGAAGCAGCTCGTGGACCTGCTCCGCCAGATCGCCGTCGTGGCCCACGACGAGCGGTGCGCGCTGACGGCGCGGCGCGCGGCGGACCAGCTGGAACGGGGGGTGGTCGCCGCATCCAGCCGCCTCGAACCGTTCGACGGCGAGCGATCCGACCAGGTGAACGGCAATCCGCCCTAG
- the tatC gene encoding twin-arginine translocase subunit TatC — protein MAVLVRRRSGLRPSPDAMTLVEHLGELRRRLVVCLVAFVVAAVAAYVLYPDILRILEQPYCAAKHAHGAGCALLVTGPLEGFGVRLNVTGYGGLFLASPVILFQLWRFVTPGLRANEKRYAIPFVLATLLLFAFGAYVAWLTFPHALGFLIAVSGPGIMQLFSASRYLQLVLALMAIFGLAFEFPVVLVALQLAGVLTPARLGRWRRVAIVVIVVVAAIATPSSDPFSMLAMAVPMYLFYELSILVGRLLGR, from the coding sequence ATGGCCGTTCTCGTGCGGAGGCGCTCGGGGCTGCGCCCGTCGCCCGACGCGATGACGCTCGTCGAGCACCTCGGGGAGCTGCGGCGTCGCCTCGTCGTGTGCCTGGTGGCCTTCGTCGTCGCTGCCGTCGCCGCCTACGTGCTCTACCCCGACATCCTCCGCATCCTCGAGCAGCCGTACTGCGCGGCGAAGCACGCCCACGGGGCGGGGTGCGCCCTGCTCGTGACCGGACCGCTCGAGGGCTTCGGCGTGCGGCTCAACGTCACCGGCTACGGCGGGCTGTTCCTCGCCTCCCCGGTGATCCTCTTCCAGCTGTGGCGCTTCGTCACGCCAGGTCTGCGCGCCAACGAGAAGCGCTACGCCATCCCCTTCGTCCTCGCCACGCTCCTCCTGTTCGCGTTCGGCGCCTACGTCGCCTGGCTCACCTTCCCGCACGCGCTCGGCTTCCTGATCGCGGTCTCGGGGCCCGGCATCATGCAGCTGTTCTCCGCGTCCCGCTACCTCCAGCTCGTGCTGGCGCTGATGGCCATCTTCGGCCTGGCCTTCGAGTTCCCCGTCGTCCTCGTAGCGCTGCAGCTCGCCGGCGTGCTGACGCCCGCCCGCCTCGGCCGCTGGCGGCGCGTCGCGATCGTCGTCATCGTCGTCGTCGCGGCGATCGCGACGCCGAGCTCCGACCCCTTCTCGATGCTCGCGATGGCGGTCCCGATGTACCTGTTCTACGAGCTGTCGATCCTCGTCGGCCGGCTGCTCGGGCGTTGA
- a CDS encoding DUF4193 family protein, whose translation MPSEMDSELDAELDAEADLEDLEDELLDEEDLVEEDELGPDDVADVDEDDASLLDAVDGPLARAPAIAEAEEVVDEDEDELDDDDVEASLDVILKERLVVPEEEEDEEEEATDAEDRVDGAARVLPKQPGEFVCQSCFLVKSETQLADRARGLCRDCV comes from the coding sequence ATGCCGAGCGAGATGGACAGCGAGCTCGACGCCGAGCTCGACGCCGAGGCCGACCTCGAGGACCTCGAGGACGAGCTCCTCGACGAGGAAGACCTCGTCGAGGAGGACGAGCTCGGCCCCGATGACGTCGCCGACGTCGACGAGGACGACGCGAGCCTGCTCGACGCCGTCGACGGCCCGCTCGCGCGCGCCCCGGCCATCGCCGAGGCCGAGGAGGTCGTCGACGAGGACGAGGACGAGCTCGACGACGATGACGTCGAGGCGAGCCTCGACGTCATCTTGAAGGAGCGCCTCGTCGTTCCCGAGGAGGAGGAGGACGAGGAGGAGGAGGCGACGGATGCCGAGGACCGCGTCGACGGCGCGGCGCGGGTGCTCCCGAAGCAGCCCGGCGAGTTCGTCTGCCAGTCGTGCTTCCTCGTGAAGAGCGAGACGCAGCTCGCCGACCGGGCGCGCGGGCTGTGCCGGGACTGCGTGTGA
- a CDS encoding FAD-dependent thymidylate synthase, producing the protein MSAYAAETFTDEERAVLRPYVTNLDGPVFALVNLPEVVKGALFARYSRSSKSLRRLFLDEFVEDLDTAGDASVDATVGLRRAEELYRRVFVEYGDDSVAQLGGVHLACEQASNLLTKILERGRLMAYLEQSTRYVPYDRRMPTGHYRYRRDPEILDSPLGARYVGEMDRMFDTYGALLPRLEAHLVRAFPNRPEVPELAWRASVRARALDVLRGLLPAGSLSNVGIYGSGQAYEALLLRMRVHPLPEARAYAERMLEELRKVIPSFLERLDRPDRGGEWSEYLASTRSATREVVARLWPDDGGEGGALAPSVELTDFDPEGEEKVLAAICYPLSGRSDAAVARRVAALGEGERAELLAAYVGERRNRRHRPGRAFERTSYRFDIVSDYGVFRDLQRHRLLTIEWQPLGTRLGYTVPELVVEAGLERPFVDSLERARELHEALLERFPEQAAYAVPLAYHVRYSMEMNAREAMHLVELRSSAQGHPAYRRIAREMHRLIGEVAGHRGIARAMRFVDHDDAPLGRLDAEVRVEARRRSGGAAP; encoded by the coding sequence ATGTCCGCCTACGCCGCCGAGACCTTCACCGACGAGGAGCGGGCCGTCCTCCGCCCGTACGTGACCAACCTCGACGGACCGGTGTTCGCGCTCGTGAACCTGCCGGAGGTGGTGAAGGGCGCCCTCTTCGCCCGCTACTCGCGCTCGTCGAAGAGCCTGCGCCGGCTGTTCCTCGACGAGTTCGTGGAGGACCTCGACACGGCCGGCGACGCGTCGGTCGACGCCACGGTCGGGCTGCGGCGTGCCGAGGAGCTGTACCGCCGGGTCTTCGTCGAGTACGGCGACGACTCCGTGGCCCAGCTCGGCGGCGTCCACCTCGCCTGCGAGCAGGCCTCCAACCTCCTCACGAAGATCCTCGAGCGCGGCCGGCTGATGGCCTACCTCGAGCAGTCGACCCGCTACGTGCCCTACGACCGGCGGATGCCGACCGGGCACTACCGCTACCGGCGCGACCCGGAGATCCTCGACTCGCCGCTCGGCGCCCGCTACGTCGGCGAGATGGACCGCATGTTCGACACCTACGGCGCGCTCCTGCCGCGGCTCGAGGCGCACCTCGTGCGGGCGTTCCCGAACCGGCCCGAGGTCCCCGAGCTCGCCTGGCGCGCCTCCGTGCGCGCGCGGGCGCTCGACGTGCTCCGCGGGCTGCTGCCCGCCGGCTCCCTCTCCAACGTCGGGATCTACGGCTCTGGCCAGGCCTACGAGGCGCTCCTCCTGCGGATGCGGGTCCACCCCCTCCCCGAGGCGCGCGCCTACGCCGAGCGCATGCTCGAGGAGCTGCGCAAGGTGATCCCCTCCTTCCTCGAGCGCCTCGATCGGCCCGACCGCGGCGGCGAGTGGAGCGAGTACCTCGCGTCGACCCGTTCCGCCACGCGCGAGGTGGTCGCGCGCCTGTGGCCCGACGACGGGGGCGAGGGGGGGGCGCTGGCGCCCTCGGTCGAGCTCACGGACTTCGACCCCGAGGGGGAGGAGAAGGTCCTCGCGGCGATCTGCTACCCGCTCTCGGGGCGCTCGGACGCGGCCGTCGCCCGGCGGGTGGCCGCCCTCGGGGAGGGCGAGCGCGCCGAGCTGCTCGCCGCCTACGTGGGCGAGCGCCGGAACCGCCGGCACCGCCCCGGCCGGGCCTTCGAGCGGACGTCCTACCGGTTCGACATCGTGTCCGACTACGGCGTCTTCCGGGACCTGCAGCGCCACCGGCTGCTCACGATCGAGTGGCAGCCGCTCGGCACCCGCCTCGGCTACACGGTCCCAGAGCTCGTCGTCGAAGCCGGGCTCGAGCGGCCGTTCGTGGACTCGCTCGAGCGCGCCCGGGAGCTCCACGAGGCCCTCCTCGAGCGCTTCCCCGAGCAGGCCGCCTACGCCGTGCCGCTCGCGTACCACGTCCGCTACTCGATGGAGATGAACGCCCGAGAGGCGATGCACCTCGTGGAGCTGCGCTCCAGTGCCCAGGGGCACCCCGCCTACCGCCGTATCGCACGCGAGATGCACCGCCTCATCGGCGAGGTGGCCGGGCACCGTGGGATCGCGCGGGCGATGCGCTTCGTCGACCACGACGACGCCCCGCTCGGGCGGCTCGACGCCGAGGTCCGCGTCGAGGCCCGTCGGCGATCGGGCGGGGCGGCGCCCTGA
- a CDS encoding NUDIX domain-containing protein, whose product MSESAPGTRLEPCAGAVLVEGEALLLVRRRNPPGRGRWSLPGGRVEAGETPAQAAARELYEETGIDAAIGDLLGTAVLAGRYLVYDFVATRRSPGEPVAGHDASEARFVLLRELASLPLAEGLLDWLRGHGLAVDGP is encoded by the coding sequence GTGAGCGAGTCCGCACCGGGCACCCGCCTCGAGCCGTGCGCCGGCGCGGTCCTCGTCGAGGGGGAGGCCCTCCTGCTCGTGCGGCGGCGGAACCCGCCCGGACGTGGTCGCTGGAGCCTGCCGGGCGGGCGCGTCGAGGCGGGCGAGACGCCGGCGCAGGCGGCGGCCCGGGAGCTGTACGAGGAGACCGGCATCGACGCGGCGATCGGTGACCTGCTCGGCACGGCGGTGCTCGCCGGCCGCTACCTCGTCTACGACTTCGTCGCCACGCGCAGGTCCCCCGGCGAGCCGGTCGCGGGCCACGACGCGAGCGAGGCTCGTTTCGTGCTCCTCCGGGAGCTGGCCAGCCTACCGCTCGCCGAGGGGCTCCTCGACTGGCTCCGCGGGCACGGGCTCGCCGTCGACGGCCCCTGA
- a CDS encoding twin-arginine translocase TatA/TatE family subunit encodes MGSLDPAKLLVILVVALIVVGPERLPRLARQLGAAWHELTKVREQVREEVRAALPSDALAGIPSPSQAVADLFTGLRGEGWAIEAPAPSTSEEDDPPAASGSADDADDFAAEGSDGGRADPGTWWEAVVPPGAPGPYLDDPSMN; translated from the coding sequence GTGGGCAGCCTCGACCCGGCGAAGCTCCTCGTCATCCTCGTCGTGGCGCTCATCGTCGTGGGCCCGGAGCGGCTCCCTCGGCTCGCACGCCAGCTCGGCGCGGCCTGGCACGAGCTGACGAAGGTCCGCGAGCAGGTCCGAGAGGAGGTGCGCGCCGCCCTCCCGAGCGACGCGCTGGCGGGCATCCCGTCGCCCTCGCAGGCCGTCGCCGACCTGTTCACCGGCCTGCGAGGGGAGGGCTGGGCGATCGAGGCGCCCGCGCCCTCGACGTCAGAGGAGGACGACCCGCCGGCCGCATCCGGGTCGGCCGACGACGCCGACGACTTCGCCGCGGAGGGCTCGGACGGGGGTCGGGCGGATCCGGGCACGTGGTGGGAGGCGGTGGTGCCGCCCGGCGCGCCGGGGCCGTACCTCGACGACCCGAGCATGAACTGA
- a CDS encoding GNAT family N-acetyltransferase gives MLRDPAWRGVVATRSGRLVGAALATDDGAETGFARVEVLYVLPGERRAGIGRRLLADVVAWATARGREGLDVVTAPGDRASKAFLEAAGLKARLIVMHRPLP, from the coding sequence TTGCTGCGGGACCCGGCGTGGCGAGGCGTCGTCGCTACTCGATCGGGCCGGCTCGTCGGCGCAGCGCTCGCCACCGACGACGGGGCCGAGACAGGGTTCGCACGCGTCGAGGTGCTCTACGTGCTGCCCGGCGAGCGACGCGCCGGCATCGGCCGGCGCCTGCTCGCCGACGTCGTCGCCTGGGCGACGGCGCGAGGTCGGGAGGGCCTCGACGTCGTCACGGCGCCGGGCGACCGGGCGTCGAAGGCGTTCCTCGAGGCGGCGGGGCTGAAGGCCCGCCTCATCGTGATGCATCGGCCCCTCCCGTGA